One stretch of Meleagris gallopavo isolate NT-WF06-2002-E0010 breed Aviagen turkey brand Nicholas breeding stock chromosome 14, Turkey_5.1, whole genome shotgun sequence DNA includes these proteins:
- the CRELD1 gene encoding protein disulfide isomerase CRELD1: MERTEHEGFGGGNTAWEEEKLAKYKHSETRLLEVLESVCPPQDFACHQLLERSEEHVEQWWFHERQQHPDFFQWLCMERLALCCPPGTYGPDCLPCAGGPQQPCSGNGRCDGEGTRGGTGLCVCSPGYGGPFCAECGDGYYEASRNQSQLLCAECYPACGRCTGPEDSSCLRCKRGWVLHEHRCIDIDECGTEMAHCRANQFCVNTEGSYECRDCSTACIGCMGAGPARCKKCNKGYRRDGAKCLDVDECASSEEPICTGLQEVCENTEGGYRCVCAPGHVRRDGQCVEDKPPGMAWIWGGGHGGMLSPTTVILADAPEKGFFDDVTDDEVVVLQQMFFGVMICALATLAAKGDMVFTAIFIGAVAAMAGYWLSDRSDRVLDGFMKGR; encoded by the exons ATGGAGCGAACAGAGCACGAAGGCTTCGGTGGGGGCAACACGGCCtgggaggaggagaagctgGCCAAGTACAAGCACAG TGAGACACGGCTGCTGGAGGTACTGGAGAGCGTGTGCCCCCCCCAGGACTTTGCCTGCCACCAGCTGCTGGAGCGCAGCGAGGAGCATGTGGAGCAATGGTGGTTCCATGA GCGACAGCAGCACCCCGACTTCTTCCAGTGGCTGTGCATGGAGCGCCTGGCGCTGTGCTGCCCACCCGGCACCTATGGCCCCGACTGCCTGC CCTGTGCCGGTGgcccccagcagccctgcagtggcAACGGGCGCTGTGATGGAGAAGGGACGCGGGGTGGCACCGGGCTGTGCGTCTGCAGCCCTGGCTATGGCGGTCCTTTCTGTGCCGAGTGCGGAGATGGCTACTATGAGGCATCACGCAACCAGAGCCAGCTGCTGTGTGCCG AGTGCTACCCGGCCTGCGGGCGCTGCACGGGACCAGAGGACTCCAGCTGCCTACGATGCAAGaggggctgggtgctgcacGAGCACCGCTGCATCG ATATTGATGAGTGCGGCACGGAAATGGCACACTGCAGGGCCAACCAGTTTTGCGTCAACACTGAGGGCTCCTACGAGTGCCGAG ATTGCTCTACTGCCTGCATCGGCTGCATGGGCGCAGGGCCGGCGCGTTGCAAGAAGTGCAACAAGGGCTACCGACGGGATGGGGCCAAGTGCCTGG ACGTGGATGAGTGCGCCAGCAGCGAGGAGCCCATCTGCACGGGGCTGCAGGAGGTGTGCGAGAACACGGAGGGCGGCTATCGCTGCGTCTGCGCCCCAGGCCACGTGCGCAGGGATGGGCAGTGTGTGGAGGACAAACCCCCTGGTATGGCATGGATTTGGGGAGGGGGGCACGGAGGGATGCTCTCACCCACCACTGTCATCCTTGCAGACGCCCCGGAGAAGGGATTCTTTGACGACGTGACGGATGATGAGGTGGTGGTGCTGCAGCAGATGTTTTTCGGGGTGATGATCTGCGCCCTGGCCACGCTGGCTGCCAAGGGTGACATGGTGTTCACTGCCATCTTCATCGGTGCTGTGGCCGCCATGGCCGGCTATTGGCTGTCTGACCGCAGCGACCGCGTCCTGGATGGCTTCATGAAGGGCAGATAG